The genomic region CTCATTAGGGTTTTTAGCACATATTACAGGTAGAATTCGCAAATTAAGTACTTACAACAAGATAAAGAATTTTGTATCCTTAGAGTGAATATTATACATTAAAACATTatcttatttctgattttagCAAAAATCACAAACTATTTCTATGGtgcaaatgcaaaaacattgaaaattCAGGACatgtttaatttgaaaaaagcaattaggggaataaaaaaaaaaatattgtttctaaaGAATGCCTAGCCACGCTTCCTCAAGGACAAATATATGTTTCTGAGTTTTGATTCCCTTGCCACCCAACCTAAAAATTCTCAGTAGGTATCATTTTCTCCTAACCTGCCCCCCTAGCATTTAGAAACATCAGAAGACCTTATGAAGTTATGACTTCAGTGTACTCAATCCAGTATCTTAGTGactatatataaacacacatgtACATATAGTCACTATGCCTacatgcagacacacacaccaCGTTCTGCAGGAAATAGGTACAAAGTCATGTGCTAAGATCACTCttcaatgtaaaaaaaaaaaaggaagaaaatacttttttcccaGGGACCAGCTCCTGTTTGACATCAGTGGAGATAAGGACATTGTTGTTCTGTTGGATGGTGGAAGTTCTAGGCGTGAGCAGGGTGATAAGTTGTTCTGGCATATTATCTTTGGTGATCtataagcaaaaaaatatttcaagagcagcttaagatttttttttgaaggtagCAATATACTTTCTCCACTGTTTCAGTACCAAAACTCATTTGTATGTTTATTCAAATTAAGTCCATCAGTGCGTGGATTACAATTTCAGAAACAGTCAGCATTTTATTATGAAGTGGTTTTAGGATCTGCTGTTTTGTTGCATCCTATCTGAGATGGAAGTCCTGACTCATAcgatatttaaattaaaaatactaatttctaCAGACTTGATAAGCTTTTATTactgcacaaaaaaaacacaatttataTGAAAACGTTGGTAAACTAGATTTCGAGCACACTTAACATGCACAAATACAGATAAGGAACCTTAGCTTTAAGTTTTGCCATTTGTATACTTAACATTACATGTAAATGGTAAATATTCCCTTTACAAGGATCTTATTTTGTCAACCTAAAAACTGGCTCGCATGCCACCCAATATGAATAACTATAACAAATTTACAGTGTTCATACCTTACTTGGATAACTGCAATCACTAAACTTTTTGGTCAGACTTTACTCAATTTGCAATTTACTATAAAATGTCTCTCCTACACAATAATCCATCACCTCCTCATAACTAAATACTATTTTATATTATAATGTTTTCTTCTACAAAATTACACACTGGAGAAGAAAGCTGTGTTGAGATCCAGGTGACTGCCGAGGGTACTTTGGAGATGGCTCTTCCAGCAAACAAGTTGTCCCATCTGTCTTTTCAGAGGTAGCCAAAGAAcgctttttctgtttgctgtatTTCCCTGCATTGTGAAATGATATCAACTTAATGAATTTGCTAGctgtaaaatatatacttttaagGTTTACCATCTGAAGAAGTCACCATCACATTTTTAACATTACCTGATTTTGCAAAGATGCTTCTGCATTCCACGCACTCCCAGTTTTGCTCCCATGATTTCATAGATGAACAGGCCAAGTGAGTTCCACGGGAACCACAAGATTGGCAACGCTTTATTTCCCActtactaaaattaaaaacttatttAGAATTACACAGAAGAATGAAACTGATTAAAACTAGGAGCATTCAACAGTAAACTTAATCCAGACACTAAAATAACAAAGCATAATTTGTCGATCTGGTAAGACTATATAAGGCGAACTTTCTTCAGACAAGATGTACTCACAATTCATGGatacaacaaagaaaaacaactacGCATGTTCTAGCACCTTGTATTAAATGAGTATGAGTGAGTATGGCTCTCTTGCCTTGCCTTGAAGTCAATAGCTTAAAGCCAGTATTTTGTCCTCATGTTGCTGGCCAGcaatgtctgttttttttttttttttttttttttttagaggaaacCACTGttcagctttccaaaatgttGAGTTCTTGAAAGTAGCATATCTGATTGTTTTTACACATTCTGAATAATACTCTTCGTTAGTGATAGTGTTTAAATATCTGCTAGAATTTTGTCTAGATTTATTCAGATTCGCTTAAATATACTATAACAGAACATGACTGATATAAGCTAAAACACAGGGAGCCAAAAGATACAACTGTTAAAGGCTAAGTCAATTAGTATGTACACCAAGAATGAACTCAGCAATGCCTGGCCAAACCTGCGCAGCGCGTAGTTAACACCTACAGGGAAAAACCTACCACATGAATGGATCTTCAAAGTAGAAGCTCTGCCTGACAGCTTTGAGTACTCATTAcaataaaacatacatttcagaaactcacaaataaagcaatgaaaagcaatacagaaaatgaagttgaTCAAAAATTAAGCAAACAGTAGAGCAGAATAAAGCCTTTTGTAAGATCATTCAAGCCTCTCCAAGCTATCAGCAATATTCTAGCTGCCATTCACATGCAACGGAATGGCTCACAGCCTTGCCTCATTAAGTGGTTAGGACTACCCCTTCCACCCCCAAGTGATCTTCTTGGAAAAAACGTCATACCTGTCAGGTTCATTatagtctcttccttctttgcagAGACATCTTCTAATGTCACAGTGTTGATAACATTGCAGCAGGTCTTGATATGCATTCTCTTCAAGTTCCCAAGACGCATCCCTATAAACAAGGCAGCTGGTCTGTTACTATAACTGTATTTCTGATCATGTAACATTCTAGCAACaactaaacaaccccaggaggtaaagaagaagaaaacctaGGGTGAAGTAATTATCTtgcaacacagaaattaaacataACTACCTACAAAAGTGACCTCTTAAGCAAATCCATAAGGGTTCACTTGACTTGTATTACACTGGGTATCAAAGTAGGTTTGTATAAAACTGACTATTTACAAAGTTACTTACTTTTCTGGAATGTGTATGCCCATTCTCaacatttcttcctgaaatttgTCCTTGTTATTACATACTGTGCacctaaagaaaaatatcccaGCACTCAAAGCTTGATACtgtgtcaaggaaaaaaaggggaaaaaagaaaaaacagaaaaccaaaacaattaCTGAATTACTAGCATCCTTAGAATGACAATATAGGTCTTAATATCTATAGCCATAAAATTCATGGACACCATCCTGGTGTGGATGTTAAGTCTGATGACAATCATGATGCCACTTGACCTTGATGCaagtgatattttttcttcctttagaagACAAGTGTCTCTAACACTCTCAACAGTTCAAATGCAAGAATCAGGATcataaatgaaagaataatcCTTCTTTTCAGTCAGATTCGCTAGCTTTAGGATGAGTTTACAAAAAGAACCTCATAACTTTTTCCAACTATGGACTTAGGCAAAGGGAATTGATTATtgacaaatgacatttttagcATTCAGATTCTGCACACAATGGTAGCACACAAGAAGGCAGCTACCTAGGTGGaactttatttcttaaaaagaacCAAAGCCTGGAAGTGTGTCAGGCATGcagaaacagcagggaaaaaaagtttaataacataaaaaatTCCTTCTTGTAAGACACTAGTGTCCTAAACACAATTTTAATATTGTCCttcaaatcatagaatcattaaggttggaaaagacctccaagatcatctggtccaaccatccccctaccaccactattacccactaaaccatgtctctaagcaccaggtccaacctttccgtaaacactcccagggatggtgactccaccacctctgggcaacccgttccaatgcctgactgctctttctttgaagaaagaacctgaacctcccctggcacaacttgaggccattccctttAGTCCTATCGCTGGTTATGTGTGAGAAAAGGCTgactcccagctccccacaccttcctttcaggtagttgtacaGAACAGTAAGGcgtcccctgagcctcctcttctccaggttaaacaaccccagttccctcaaccgctcctcacaggacttgtgttccaggcccttcaccagcttcgtagcccttctctggacacgctccagggcctcaatatCTTTCTTGAAATCTAATGTATTTCCATGTGATATTATCCTTAAGTAATTCTACATAATTTTAAGCAATTGCcccatgttttttaaaatggaaatgtgaactccatggaaaaaaaagaaatggagaaccTGTCTTACCTGCAAGCATTCTCGATGAAACCAAGCATTTTTACAACAAGGACTTTTCAATACACTGTACAGTGGAAGATGTTCAACCAAATCCAGGCATATCGTACACTGTGAAGGCCCTCTAGATTCTTTATCCGGAAAGATTTGAACTGGTTTATGCTCCCAACAGTAAGATCTACAAATAACAATGTAAGGTTCCCttatgaaaacaatgttttaagaACCTTCCTCACAAAAAATGAAgatagcaaaatgaaattcctATGATACCTTTGACTAAACACTTTGAAACAAGCTAAAAGAGGCAGGAGTAAACAAATCATGTATCTAACAGGGCAGTTCAATAGAACAATAGTAAGGAAGAAGCACATTGCCGACTGATACTCGGTAAATTATGGGGATAACATATCCCCCTTTCTGTCAATATTTCTTTTGGTCCAAATTACGTTTCCTGTCATCAGAACCTCAGTTTCTTCCTATATTTCAATGTTACCATGACATTAATGGATCAATTTTGAGTTTGTACGATGGTTCTACAAAGTCTAGGTAGCATGGTGAATTCTAAAATTTACCCCATTTTCAAAGTAAGACAGGATGTACAGCTGTAGAacaaatctttctgaaaatgcattattttttacatGTGCTTGGCTTCATGTTAAACCATGAGTTGttcatttaaaagttaaatgCACCCACCCTGCAAACTCAACTCACGGTAGGCAGAATGAAAACATTATCAAAACATACTCAAAAGTATTTTGAGTACAGCCAGAATGCTGGAAAGACTATtgtaaaagaacataaaaccaTTATATTTGATACTAAACCCATTTCTCCTGCAGTCCACCTCTAATAAGCAGATCTAGTAGTCTTGTGTTTTGAAACACAATGGAATGGCATACAGTGTATTTTGACTGCTCACACACAAGCAGGACAAACCAAGGGAATAACATAAGGCTTTTTACTTGCCATTTCCACAAACGCACAGGAGGTagacaaacaaagaaaataaaaccaaatgcCAACCATTCTCCTTCTTTAAAAGTGCATAACTAGTACATATAAAGTAAATTTTCAGCAATGcaaattttgtctttgtgttttCCACAAATCagactttttcttccccttcagaTAATCCAGATGTCATTAATCTAACAGCCTCTCCAGTGGccacaatgaaaaaaacaattacCTCCTGTACAAATagaactgaaatgagaaaacacACAATAAAATCACCAAACTTACCTGAAGTCTTCCATGAACtggaaaatacattcttttcGTAGCCCACAAGGAAAATGGTAACTTCGCTTGCATTTGGGAGCTACACATCCAATTGAAGCACCCTTTTTCTTACAGATGTTACATTTCTGGGaagaatatgtttttaaaataaaagaataataacaTCTAAAGTACAAATGACTATTTACTTGTGTTTTGTGAATATTTCAAAGAGAAGATATATACTTATTTTACAGAATTTGATTACGTATTGTTTTTATATGCATGTTGACAGTTACCTCTAAGCTGAAATACAAATTACTTTATCAGTATTTATAGTTTAGTTGCATCTTTAAAATTACAGCACATCAGCTTGAGGCTCAGCATAATGCCATGAGGCATTATGCATGTATGATTTACTCTCATTAATTAATCTGCAACACAcagaggaaataataataacagaaaaattctGCAAGTTTTATTATAGCTTTGGGCTTCTAGGAACCCACTGTACTCGTTACTGATATGTAAAATTCAGATGCTTGAATGGGCTTAACACACTGCCAATTGGAGAATAAAACAAACCCCACAGATGACACTACGTGTGCTTAATGAAGTTactcttttttccttgtaaagaCCAAGTACTTCATTCTTACCAGTTTTGCAGCTCTGTTAACTTCTTTTCTAATATCTGTGATCAAAAATCCATCCACACCTTCATCTTCTTCTCCCCTCTGCCAAATACCACTTGACATCAactatgaaaacagaaagcattaaaaGATTCCTCTACCTAAAGATTTAAAGTTACCTACACCGTATTTGTCAAGTAGAAGAAAGACGTTTAATCTAAAAAAGCTTGTATAAACATTTTAAGTAAAGCAGAATAGCCTCCTTCTGGCCCCAAATACATTGACATTAAAATCACTGAAATCTGCCACGAATAATTTACATTTCCAAGCACTTGATGGTATTCTACACTGATGATATGGCAAATGGCCAGGTAATCTAACCCTGTTTATAGATGCACATAATGATTAGAAAATGATCCAAGGCATCTACGCACTTAGATGATATTCATCAGATATGGGACAACAGGGAACAGTAATCAGTAATATGAAAATAGTTTCATAACATCAAAGTTTTACATAATACTGTAAAGCTCAAGATGGAgtattttatcttccttttcaaaatatagGGACTACTCAGATAATTGTCAAACAATTACTTTCATCAAATAAAGcttcagaggaaataaaattaaattagtttAGTTAATGTGAATGACAATTGTGCTGGGGAGATAATGAAGCACAGTAGGAAGTATCCGTACTGAAGTGCAACCTAAGAGCAAAAGTAATTCATTTTAGAGGAGAATTGGATAAAAACAGATTCCAGTAACTTGGCAAGTCACAAGAGCTTGATAATAATTTAGAGTAAACAATTGCCTAGTAAAGCAGTTATATCACAGAGTTCAAATAACTAAAGAGTTTCATAGCTCGATACCTCTTATATTCCTTCCAATCTCATTTTATAGTTCTCTCAGAAGCAAAATTGCAATATAGTACCATTTTCTAATCACAGGATTTTGTCAATACTTTTAGTCTAATACACATGATATTTTATACCAAAACCGATTAAGGATATTTTTCCAAGTGTGGGATATTTGGCAATGAAATAAGATGCACagctaattgtttttttttccctagaattCTTTTGTTATATAGTACTCacaatgttttaataaaatcatgttcatttgtttttaaagaggtGGGAACCAAAGCCTAAAAGATAACCGTAGGAAGTTTCTTAGAACAAAACCTCAAATCACTGATTTATAGAATATTTTAACATCATCATAATACTCAAGTGTTGCAAGCATTCACTTTCCTAGTTGTTCTGCTCCACCAAGAAAAGATGTATTCTACCTTTTCATTTGGCCTTACGTGTGACTAACAAGATTATCACAGACCTAAAATTCCTTTCAGCTGCTTAAAactaatttaagaaaaatatccttaCATAACCCCAGAAAACCTCCACCACTCTTCTTTATCTTTTAAGGATTTAATATCCAACCTATTAAGTCATCTGCAAAAATCCGAGGTTTAGAGTTTGGAAGGTAGTATAAGTAGAACATGCATTTTGGAAAATTACAAGTGTGATAAATATCACACTGGcgcaacttgtggccatttccacTCATCTTAAACCATAAAGGTTTGTTgggttatttatttaatctgctGCACCTAACAGGTATACAAGCCTTCAAGGCTACAAGTTTACGTTGACAGTTCAAGctttataatgaaatatttggatGAGTTATAGCTATTTAATATTGTTTGTGTTTACTGTTTTGCAGGTAAAAACAAATGAGCTTCAAGATCAGTATCATATACTTACCAAACAGTAATAATGAACAGTGAGATTGTATTCCACGTaggtctttttttctccatacttTTCAGGGCAGTTGTCTGTCCATCCACAGAGAACGCAGGCTAAAAAACAGATCATGGTTAGGATCAGTGAGCATACTGGAATTACTGTGGATCAGCTGTAAAGCAGTAACTCTCATCTCTTTTAATTGCATGCATCCTGAAGTAGATTACATGATAAAGGACAGTAGATACTGAAGGGGAAATTCAAATTGTCACTTCTCAGCAATGGTAATTCATGACCCAAGGAATGATCTGGCATGGAGGGGAAGAAGGCCTGACTGCAGAAAGGGTTAAACTGGCTGGGAGCAGTAAAGTCAGAGACAAGACGGAATGACTCCCTGTAAGGGAGTGAAGTTTTCCTTGGTGAGGAGATAAGGAATATCCACAGCATTGTCTTGTGGCAATCCTGGAATGCAAATGCTAAGGGGCCACCTTAGGGCAGCAGGATTGGTGCTCGGAGATGAATTTAACACCCAGCTAGATTGCCTGATACTGAAGCTCACATGATTGATGCTGGGACAAGTGTATATAGTGACACATCTTTGCAGACTCCTTGTAGAACTGATTACAGTGTTAGGACTTGTCCAATGCAttgttcattattattttttttatatatttaagcaCAGATATGTTTAATTCAAGGGATCCAATAAAAATAACCCAACTCTCTTTGAGAAATGTTGAATTCCACAGTAAATAAAGGAGTGGGTACTGTTTATTTATCTTCTAGTTCCCTAGCATGAAAACACTTCACAGGTTCCACCTGCCTGCTGATTCAGAAGAGAGCTATCACCCAAACAAACTCACAAGCTGACTTTGCTCGCAACTAAAATGTTCTTCCCAACATACCTGCAGATAATTATTAAACAGTCAAGAATGTCTAAATATGTGAAATATATGACATTAATTTTTTTAGCATAATATACAAAGATGTCACCACCTTAGAATCCACGAAGCAGCTTAACTGTTTATTTGTATACCTGTGTGATAATATTTATGAAGAACATTACTGGTATCATGACTATCAAGTCACATGCTAACggtacctttaaaaatatacactAGTTTCAAAACATCCTAGGTCTTGAGACTAATATTATTGTCAGCTAAAACCTTGGGGGATTTCCCCATTTCTGGGGTTCCCAACCCACCAACACACTTGGACATACACAGACACGGAGTTTCTTCCCTTCAATTCTTAATAGATATACAAAAGTACATTTTTGATACTCTAACATCAAGAACAGTCATAGTAGAGGGAAGAAAGAGGTACTGCTTCAGCCTAAAGAAGTTTCTTGAATGATACATCTTGAACAGCTGGATGAGGTGTGACAGCTGAACTTTCAAGGTTACTTTCTTAAAACATCTGCAGAAAAGATTGTAAGTATTCTGATTACAGCAAACACAAATCCAAGGAAGTTTAcaagttatttctttttcattctgagaCAAGCGGTTCCAACACAACTTGATTACTGAAAATTCACCTGCTCTTTCAGACCAAATAAAGTAATTTATAATTGGTATTAGATATGCAGATTCAGGACTTACATAGCTATTTGATAAAAACCTTACTTACGTGGACTTTGAATGTCAAAATTGCTTTCACTCATTCTAGTGAGTTCTTCTAGCAGCCTATCATGAAAAGGATATGAAGAGTTAAATACATCTAGTGCATTAAGAATGTCCACTATGTACTGTTTTTACAGTTCactttaaattcagaaaaatcctCAAACTCagtaaagtttttaaaatgggaacaagaacaaaagaactACTATTAGAATTCAACTGTTATTGCAAGAGATGGGAGTTCAAAAAGCAGAATGCAAATATTCAGAATACACCCACACTAATGGAACGTACTACTTGttgcttatttatttcctcaaaatattaacaatatgctttattttctctttggaaaattAGCTGCTACATCGGACTTCTATGTGTAGGCCTACGCATAAAGCATTTGTAGTTATTTTCAACatcacaaaaaaacacagatatgTAGGGAACTAGCCTTCACTGTGTGCGTACTTCCTTAAcaactttgggaaaaaaaaaagtaaaaaagataACGCACGCTGCTTCAAGGCTGTCCTAAGATGATTATTCTTCCTCTAGTGTGAAGTAAAACAACCCTTTTAGGTACAAACCTGTAGATCTTTGGCTTGCCTCCTCTCAGGAGCTGAAGGACACCTTACGTAAGACCTGGAAGACAAGCATCGTGGGATCACTGTCTGCAAGTCCATGCTTGACCTCACAGGTAGATCAGCAATTCCCTTAATACCTGCCCAAGTGCGCTGGGAGGCAGCGTATCGCACCTCCAAAGGGGAAGCCTGATAGACTCTGAGCTATTGGAGCTTTGCTATCTACGGTTCAGTTTAGATGACTGCCAGATACAGCTCTAAGAACAATCCTCAGGCAGCAGCAAGCATTTGTAAATAGAGTCCTGCAGCCATTCGGTTGGAGTTTTAGGAGGAGGGTTGTAACAAGGagtgaaaaagatgaaaagggaGCCGAAGAAACTCTTGGGTGTAAAGCAACTGTTCTGTAGTACTGTACTTTGTAACAGGCAAATGGAATACTGTGACATGAGACATTTGCCAGAAAGcaatctaaaatgaaaatatgcaaagCTGCAACCAGTCTAGTTGTGGCAGTGTACACAACAGTCAGGTGAAATTATGGTTGCAGTTTTCCCAGAAACAAATTTCCTCCTTTCtaaactataaaaaataaagatgctgAATTAGGGAcgggggggatggggatggacgGGATAGACACAAAACCCACAGCTTatacttcttcctttctcttagGGTTTCCCAGGAATGGCCACTGCCAGTTTCACAATCCTGGATCTACCACAGCCTAGTGCAATAAATAAACTCCACATAAAGCCACCCAAAACCAGTTTTTCACGTTATTATGTTGCAAAGAGGAGCATAGGAGCATATTTCTCCTCCATAGAAGGAGGAAACACGTTTGGctggaaacaagaaaagcatcccctcccttcccttcccttcccccggCTCCAGCAAAACAAACGAACACCCCCTACTCACACCCGCGGATTCCTCCTGCTTCCTCGCAGTCTCTCAGGGAAGCCCACAGGAGAGCCCAAATTTGCAAGTCAAAGGATACGCGAAGGCAGGCGCTGGGGCTCCATGCACAAGCCCTGCCCACCAGTTCTGCAGGGACAAAGCGATCCCGTGTCAGCCTATTTGCAAGACAGGCACACATTATCACCCAGTGCTTGTAAAACCAGGGCGTAAACAGAATTTTATCTCTTTGCCTAAACGGGCTAAAGCATCCTCGCAGCGATAGCAGTTCTGTTAAGCTCTAGAACTCTTCGCTGCCCCGGGACGTCAGGTGTTTTtaactgttgtttgttttaattagggGGACGGGGTAACAGGCAGAATTTCGGGTACCCCTTCTCCCCAGGGCACAAaccggggctgcccggccccgccggctgCGGCCCCTCAGCCCGTGCCGTTTGCGACCGGGGGTCGCCTCCCCCCACCCTCCGAGCCCCCCGTGCCGGGCCGGCTTCCCCGCGGCTCGCCCAGCCCGAGCCCGCTCCCTCAGTCCCGCGGCCAAGCGCCCGCACCGGGGCGGCCTCACGTCCCCGTCTCGCCTCCCCCGGGGGGAAGCGCCCGctcggcgcggccccgccgcccccctcagGCCGCCTCTCGCCCCtcagcgggcggcggggccaagcccgggcccgccgccgccgccgccactcACCCGCCGCCGCCGAGAGCCGGAGCCGCCCCCGCTAACTGACAGACAATTCAAACCCCAACATCCGCCGGCGTCGCGGAAGCCTGGTGCCCGCCCCCTGCTCCGCCCAGCGCCGGGCCCGCCGTCCgcggtgtggggctgggggcagctgagGCGAgcccccgggctgggggcgtcaggggctggggggcgtcaggggctggggggcttgtGTGGGGACTCGGGGGGAAAGGGGCCCCGCCAGGCAGAAACGGCCCCTACAAtggcgcttttttttttttttttttttttttttccgagcTATCCCGCTTGCAAGGCCACAGTCTTGACCTGTTTTGCCTCTGGTCAAGGCCACAG from Anser cygnoides isolate HZ-2024a breed goose chromosome 5, Taihu_goose_T2T_genome, whole genome shotgun sequence harbors:
- the G2E3 gene encoding G2/M phase-specific E3 ubiquitin-protein ligase — encoded protein: MSESNFDIQSPPCVLCGWTDNCPEKYGEKKTYVEYNLTVHYYCLLMSSGIWQRGEEDEGVDGFLITDIRKEVNRAAKLKCNICKKKGASIGCVAPKCKRSYHFPCGLRKECIFQFMEDFRSYCWEHKPVQIFPDKESRGPSQCTICLDLVEHLPLYSVLKSPCCKNAWFHRECLQYQALSAGIFFFRCTVCNNKDKFQEEMLRMGIHIPEKDASWELEENAYQDLLQCYQHCDIRRCLCKEGRDYNEPDSKWEIKRCQSCGSRGTHLACSSMKSWEQNWECVECRSIFAKSGKYSKQKKRSLATSEKTDGTTCLLEEPSPKYPRQSPGSQHSFLLQSPKIICQNNLSPCSRLELPPSNRTTMSLSPLMSNRSWSLGKKHLRTQRREVSSILKELKQQINTKTTRLNINTENIWNTALKGFRQRNFRPTNTIEVKFTNCKNRLKTDTSGSKHLFFQLLMGHLQNSSLFEGSSAKNLSLDSQALKENLYFEAGKMIAVSLVHGGPSPGFFSKILFNCLVYGPENVKPNLEDVADTDVVQTIKKIKYANSLSSLQSTIHECYDFLAAAGCLRPITALCDKNMLVNDLLTHHVIKRIISPLESFRQGLKTLGVLEKMEMHPVAFSSIFCHKPERLSAETLCDLFTIHCSSGVKEVGGADFWIGYLQDVESGESVVTLEDILYFVTGSFSIPPIGFDPEPTIKFLHVGYPIGNRLLNCLELPITKTYESFKNKMEFTIRNTLRVERE